The following DNA comes from Sphingobacteriales bacterium.
AGTACTGAAAATCATAAATCGTAAATCGGAACGTGGAACCCGGGGCCTATCCCGGTTATTTTAAATAAAATCATTTTGGTATAAAATTCCTGATTTTCCCCATATAGCTCTGAATATCATTTTTTAATGCATTCATCCTATTTTTGCCCAACTTAATTAATGATGAAAAAGGTAATATTTCACGATTTAGGGCGAATCAGCTACAGCCCTGCATTTGATATTCAGGAAAAGATTTTTCAATACAACATATCCGTAAAAACCGGGAAAAAGTCTGATTCAGTCATTCAAAACTGTTTCCTGATTTGTGAACACAATCATGTGATAACCCTTGGAAAGAGCGGAGATGCCGGCAACCTGTTGTTCGGCAGAGAACATCTTAAAAACCAGGGTGTTGAGTTTTTTCATACAACCAGAGGAGGCGATATAACTTATCATGGTCCAGGACAGATTGTCGGTTATCCTATCATAGATCTGGAAGCATTTCACCTGAGTGTCAGACAATATGCCGAGGCATTGGAAGAAATGATCATCCTCACGCTTGACCACTATCAGCTAAAAGGTGGCAGAATCAAAGGGATGACAGGGGTATGGCTCGACCACGACCATCCTGTAAAGGCAAG
Coding sequences within:
- the lipB gene encoding lipoyl(octanoyl) transferase LipB, coding for MMKKVIFHDLGRISYSPAFDIQEKIFQYNISVKTGKKSDSVIQNCFLICEHNHVITLGKSGDAGNLLFGREHLKNQGVEFFHTTRGGDITYHGPGQIVGYPIIDLEAFHLSVRQYAEALEEMIILTLDHYQLKGGRIKGMTGVWLDHDHPVKARKICAMGIKVSRYITMHGFAFNVNTDLNYFNLIIPCGITGKSVTSLQKELQREIDMEEAKRYVKQSFEKVFGTMLVNDNPIKMINL